From Actinopolyspora lacussalsi, a single genomic window includes:
- a CDS encoding O-acetyl-ADP-ribose deacetylase (regulator of RNase III) (product_source=COG2110; cath_funfam=3.40.220.10; cog=COG2110; pfam=PF01661; smart=SM00506; superfamily=52949) — MTADSERSRYGAEPELRLVLCALDEPLAAAWNSIAYGREGISVHHGSVLDTHVDAVVSPANSYGWMRGGIDAAYASAFPDVEQQVRSAVLAYHGGELPVGEALLVPTGCRVPAWLISAPTMREPSETLPGDTVHPYLAARAMLRLWSGAVLDNGTPVRHVVRSIALPGLGTGVGGAAPELCAKQTAAAWDEVFARVDTA; from the coding sequence GTGACCGCGGATTCGGAGCGCTCGAGATACGGGGCGGAACCGGAGCTGCGGCTGGTCCTGTGCGCACTGGACGAGCCGCTGGCCGCAGCGTGGAACAGCATCGCCTACGGCCGGGAAGGCATCAGCGTTCACCACGGTTCGGTACTCGACACGCACGTCGACGCCGTGGTCAGCCCGGCGAACTCGTACGGCTGGATGCGGGGCGGGATAGACGCCGCCTACGCGAGCGCTTTTCCCGATGTGGAACAACAGGTGCGCAGTGCCGTACTCGCCTACCACGGGGGCGAGCTTCCGGTCGGCGAGGCGCTGTTGGTCCCCACCGGCTGCCGAGTACCCGCCTGGCTGATCAGCGCCCCCACCATGCGGGAACCGAGCGAAACACTGCCGGGTGACACCGTGCACCCCTACCTGGCGGCCAGGGCGATGCTTCGGCTGTGGTCCGGAGCGGTACTGGACAACGGGACCCCGGTGCGCCACGTGGTGCGTTCCATAGCGCTGCCCGGGCTGGGAACCGGGGTGGGCGGCGCGGCGCCGGAGCTCTGCGCCAAGCAGACGGCAGCCGCGTGGGACGAGGTGTTCGCACGGGTGGACACCGCCTGA
- a CDS encoding prephenate dehydratase (product_source=KO:K04518; cath_funfam=3.30.70.260,3.40.190.10; cog=COG0077; ko=KO:K04518; pfam=PF00800,PF01842; superfamily=53850,55021) — protein MPRIAYLGPQGTFTEQAARELTADFAAELIAHDTVHSALEAVRAGEVEAAGVPMENSVEGAVPSTLDGLVAGDPVVAVAELVLPIRFDVLARPGTDPSEVTSVASHPHALAQVRGWLSRELPRAQDVPTASTATAAVEVENGTADAAVVAPVAHRYHSRLTRLASDIADVDDAVTRFLLVRRPGHLPEPTGADRTSIAVVAHDEVGALGEVLSELSLRGINLSRIESRPTKDRLGAYRFFLDFDGHVADTRIGDALTGLHRRCSEVRFLGSFPKADSNPVSVRASDSEQAFRRSMRWLSEVRRGRTA, from the coding sequence GTGCCCCGAATCGCGTATCTGGGTCCGCAAGGCACGTTCACCGAACAGGCCGCGCGTGAGCTGACAGCGGACTTCGCCGCAGAGCTGATCGCCCACGACACCGTGCACTCGGCGTTGGAGGCGGTACGGGCCGGGGAGGTCGAAGCGGCCGGTGTGCCGATGGAGAACTCCGTCGAAGGGGCCGTTCCGTCGACCCTGGACGGGCTGGTGGCGGGTGACCCCGTGGTGGCCGTCGCCGAGCTGGTGCTGCCGATCCGGTTCGACGTGCTGGCGCGCCCGGGAACCGACCCCTCGGAGGTCACCTCGGTGGCGAGCCATCCGCACGCACTGGCGCAGGTACGCGGGTGGTTGTCCCGGGAGCTGCCCCGGGCGCAGGACGTACCCACCGCTTCCACCGCCACCGCCGCGGTGGAGGTGGAGAACGGCACGGCGGACGCGGCCGTGGTGGCTCCGGTCGCCCACCGGTACCACTCCCGACTCACCCGGTTGGCGAGCGATATCGCCGATGTGGACGACGCGGTCACCAGGTTCCTCCTGGTCCGTCGCCCGGGTCACCTGCCGGAGCCGACCGGGGCCGACCGGACCTCGATCGCCGTGGTCGCGCACGACGAGGTGGGGGCACTCGGTGAGGTGCTGTCAGAGCTCTCGCTGCGCGGCATCAACCTGAGCCGGATCGAGTCGCGGCCCACCAAGGACCGTCTCGGCGCCTACCGGTTCTTCCTCGACTTCGACGGCCACGTGGCCGACACCAGGATCGGCGACGCGTTGACCGGGTTGCACCGTCGCTGTTCCGAGGTGCGCTTCCTGGGATCGTTCCCCAAGGCCGACAGCAATCCCGTCAGCGTGCGGGCGTCCGACTCCGAACAGGCCTTTCGTCGCTCGATGCGGTGGTTGAGCGAGGTGCGCAGGGGCAGAACCGCCTGA
- a CDS encoding hypothetical protein (product_source=Hypo-rule applied; pfam=PF13845; transmembrane_helix_parts=Inside_1_32,TMhelix_33_55,Outside_56_343), with the protein MAEPPESPSEQNSGDKNSSRGDRSRQGAANARLVMIMAVIGALLVFTVAALLNWPSAENPPPGVAQQPTTTAPPPDFEAPAGTCLNWTQDDASDISEVPCSEPHLFEMTGTTEVWARFGPDAEFPSTEVFNEIKTKRCADVARQYLPNGLDPNGRFEVSAFLPSKQSWSDGDRTLHCALQQPGPVGQLYRFTGKVDSLDQSDIYDVGTCLGISGSAVFSPVECSKPHSVEMTGVADLSQKFEDGHPATEKQDEFLLTTCQEQLADYAGGKNVAEDKGLSLYWDNISKESWQVGSRKVNCKVAATLDDGGFAPVTGSVTGEISISDQPAPEKTPQPGVPADGQR; encoded by the coding sequence ATGGCCGAGCCCCCCGAATCACCGTCGGAGCAGAACTCCGGCGACAAGAATTCCTCCCGTGGCGACCGGAGCCGGCAGGGAGCCGCGAACGCTCGACTGGTGATGATCATGGCCGTTATCGGCGCCCTGCTGGTGTTCACGGTAGCTGCGCTGCTGAACTGGCCCTCCGCCGAGAACCCGCCCCCCGGAGTGGCGCAGCAGCCCACCACGACGGCCCCTCCCCCCGACTTCGAGGCACCGGCCGGGACCTGCCTGAACTGGACCCAGGACGATGCCAGCGACATCAGCGAGGTCCCCTGCTCCGAACCGCACCTGTTCGAGATGACCGGCACCACCGAGGTGTGGGCGCGGTTCGGTCCCGACGCCGAGTTCCCCAGCACCGAGGTGTTCAACGAGATCAAGACGAAACGTTGCGCCGACGTGGCACGGCAGTACCTGCCGAACGGCCTCGACCCGAACGGCCGTTTCGAGGTCAGCGCCTTCCTGCCGAGCAAGCAGAGCTGGAGCGACGGCGACCGCACGCTGCACTGCGCGCTGCAGCAACCGGGACCGGTAGGCCAGTTGTACCGCTTCACCGGCAAGGTCGACTCCCTCGACCAGTCCGACATCTACGACGTGGGCACCTGCCTGGGAATCAGCGGTTCCGCGGTGTTCTCCCCCGTCGAGTGCTCGAAACCGCACTCGGTGGAGATGACCGGTGTCGCCGATCTGAGCCAGAAGTTCGAGGACGGCCATCCCGCCACCGAAAAACAGGACGAGTTCCTGCTCACGACCTGCCAGGAACAGCTGGCCGACTACGCGGGCGGCAAGAACGTGGCCGAGGACAAGGGATTGTCGCTCTACTGGGACAACATCTCGAAGGAGAGCTGGCAGGTCGGATCGCGCAAGGTCAACTGCAAGGTGGCGGCCACCCTCGACGACGGCGGCTTCGCACCGGTGACGGGCAGTGTCACCGGCGAGATCTCCATCAGCGACCAGCCCGCACCCGAGAAGACACCACAACCGGGAGTTCCCGCCGACGGCCAGAGGTGA
- a CDS encoding putative membrane protein YphA (DoxX/SURF4 family) (product_source=COG2259; cog=COG2259; pfam=PF07681): MLIRRLARPLLASIFVWGGIGVFRDTEGHAKAATPLLERATAPVKDSLPQQVPTDPRTLVKIDGAVKIGAGVLLGLGKAPRLAALLLSGSLVPTTLAAHSFWEIDDPEQRAAQQIHFLKNLGLLGGLLTTAVDTKGKPSVGYRARQGAHRAVEQTQQSVPGKGGKKNCRGGKFRH, encoded by the coding sequence ATGCTCATCCGCAGGCTCGCGCGTCCACTGCTGGCTTCGATCTTCGTCTGGGGCGGTATCGGAGTCTTCCGCGACACCGAGGGGCACGCCAAGGCGGCCACCCCGCTGTTGGAGCGAGCCACCGCTCCGGTCAAGGACAGTCTGCCCCAGCAGGTACCCACGGATCCCCGAACCCTGGTCAAGATCGACGGCGCGGTGAAGATCGGCGCGGGTGTGCTGCTGGGACTCGGCAAGGCACCGCGGCTGGCCGCGTTGCTGCTCAGCGGCAGTCTGGTCCCGACCACACTCGCGGCGCACTCCTTCTGGGAGATCGACGATCCGGAGCAGCGCGCCGCACAGCAGATCCACTTCCTGAAGAACCTCGGCCTGCTCGGCGGGCTACTGACCACGGCGGTGGACACGAAGGGCAAGCCCTCGGTGGGCTACCGGGCCCGCCAGGGCGCGCACCGAGCCGTCGAGCAGACGCAGCAGAGCGTCCCCGGCAAGGGCGGTAAGAAGAACTGCCGGGGCGGGAAGTTCCGGCACTAG
- a CDS encoding putative Zn-dependent protease with MMP-like domain (product_source=COG3824; cog=COG3824; pfam=PF06262; superfamily=55486): MPVEMSSQRFEELVGDALDRVPQQLLRELSNVVILVEDRNPDDESLLGLYEGVALTERDSNYGGVLPDRITIYREPLLEMCSSEQHLVEEVAVTVVHELAHHFGLDEEKLHALGWG; this comes from the coding sequence ATGCCGGTGGAAATGTCGTCACAGCGTTTCGAGGAGCTGGTCGGCGACGCGTTGGACCGGGTTCCGCAGCAACTGCTGCGGGAGCTGAGCAATGTGGTCATCCTGGTGGAGGACCGCAACCCGGACGACGAGTCGCTGCTCGGGCTCTACGAGGGGGTCGCGCTGACGGAGCGCGACAGCAACTACGGCGGAGTGCTGCCGGACAGGATCACGATCTACCGGGAACCACTGCTGGAGATGTGCTCCAGCGAGCAGCACCTCGTGGAGGAGGTCGCGGTGACCGTGGTGCACGAACTGGCACACCACTTCGGGCTGGACGAGGAGAAGCTGCACGCGCTCGGCTGGGGCTAG